In Chitinophagaceae bacterium, a genomic segment contains:
- the recN gene encoding DNA repair protein RecN: MLKNLLIKNYALIKNLEIDISPHMNVITGETGAGKSIMLGAVGLLMGNRSDSKTLHSEQEKCLIEGVFDISEYEIESFFHQNDIDFQKQTVVRREVTASGKTRAFINDTPTTVELLKELGKFLIDVHSQHDNLLLSSNSFQLEVVDMYAENKTILKQYQLIFTEYKQIQKKYDSLLLQSESLKKEFDYNTYLWEELEKLDIKEGEQELLEQELLSLENSEEIKQKINEVLLILTQDNFSIQAQFSTVKQALGQVSSFSKSIKKIQERFVSLLIELQDIEKDLIRENDHIEYDENRIKTLKNKLDTLYLLQKKHKAKTIQELIEIKESLKEKLLMVTNFETDIQELHTAKAKKQAELTLLSQTLTERRNKSLSPLTAEILALIQDLGMPNANFLIKNTPVPHTPQGTDEIEFLFSANKGILVKELKNLASGGELSRLMFAIKYILAQKTSMPTIIFDEIETGISGEVANKMVKMMKQMSKKHQIISITHLPQFAAKGDLHFFVYKDNSHEKTTSNIKKLSYEERVIEIAKMIAGANPSFVATENARELLENKSE, encoded by the coding sequence ATGCTCAAAAATTTACTCATTAAGAATTATGCTCTTATAAAAAACTTAGAAATAGATATTTCCCCGCACATGAACGTAATAACCGGAGAAACGGGAGCAGGAAAATCTATTATGTTAGGAGCTGTTGGTTTGCTCATGGGAAATAGAAGTGATAGTAAAACATTGCATTCCGAACAAGAAAAGTGTTTGATAGAAGGTGTTTTTGATATATCAGAGTATGAAATAGAATCTTTTTTTCATCAAAATGATATTGATTTTCAAAAACAAACTGTGGTACGACGAGAAGTGACAGCATCAGGTAAAACAAGGGCTTTTATTAATGATACCCCAACAACAGTAGAACTTTTGAAAGAACTCGGTAAATTTTTAATAGATGTCCATTCCCAACACGACAATCTTTTGCTTAGTTCAAACAGCTTTCAATTAGAAGTGGTAGATATGTATGCTGAAAATAAAACTATACTCAAGCAATACCAACTCATATTTACTGAGTACAAACAAATTCAAAAAAAATATGACTCTCTCCTACTCCAATCGGAAAGTTTGAAAAAAGAATTTGACTATAACACATATCTATGGGAAGAATTAGAAAAATTAGATATAAAAGAAGGAGAACAAGAACTCTTAGAACAAGAACTTTTATCACTCGAAAATAGTGAAGAAATAAAACAAAAAATAAATGAAGTACTGCTGATACTCACACAAGATAATTTTTCCATTCAAGCACAGTTTTCTACCGTCAAACAAGCTCTTGGGCAGGTATCTTCTTTTTCTAAAAGCATAAAAAAAATCCAAGAACGATTCGTTTCCCTTCTAATAGAATTACAAGATATAGAAAAAGACCTCATCCGAGAAAATGACCACATAGAATATGATGAAAACCGCATAAAAACCCTCAAAAATAAATTAGATACCCTCTATCTATTGCAAAAAAAACACAAAGCAAAGACCATCCAAGAACTTATTGAAATAAAAGAATCTCTCAAAGAAAAATTACTGATGGTAACTAATTTTGAAACGGATATACAAGAACTCCATACTGCAAAAGCAAAAAAACAAGCAGAACTTACTCTCCTTTCCCAAACCCTTACCGAGAGAAGAAACAAATCTTTGTCACCTCTTACCGCAGAAATACTTGCTTTAATACAAGATTTAGGAATGCCAAATGCAAATTTTCTCATAAAAAATACCCCCGTGCCGCATACACCACAAGGAACAGATGAAATTGAATTCTTATTTAGTGCTAATAAGGGAATACTTGTGAAAGAATTAAAAAATCTTGCATCAGGAGGAGAACTCAGCCGTCTTATGTTTGCTATAAAATACATACTGGCACAAAAAACATCTATGCCCACCATTATATTCGATGAAATAGAAACAGGAATATCGGGAGAAGTAGCAAATAAAATGGTGAAAATGATGAAACAAATGTCCAAAAAGCATCAAATAATATCCATTACTCACCTACCACAGTTTGCCGCAAAAGGAGACCTCCATTTTTTTGTTTATAAAGATAACTCCCATGAAAAAACTACGAGCAACATCAAAAAACTATCCTACGAAGAACGAGTTATAGAAATAGCAAAAATGATTGCGGGTGCAAATCCTTCCTTTGTAGCAACTGAAAATGCAAGAGAACTATTGGAAAATAAAAGTGAATGA